The genomic interval GAACCTATTTATGAATATGGGGAATAGGCTGAAAATGGGCATATCACATgtatttaacatgttaaaaaGCAAATTCTCcaattgttttattcatttaatggTGTTTATCCTAGTCTTAAATGAGAGCTTTATCTGACAAAGTAATGTAAAAAGGCAAACTATACAGATAAAGAGtttatgcaaaaaacaaaaagctcacatgaaaaaatacattcataCATTGACTAGTTCAAGGTTCTTTATTTGTCAAGTACATGTGATGCAATGAAGTGAAATGTTTCCTTCTAGCGTCTCGTCCCACAATGCAACAGTACTAACaagttaaaaacaaataaaccaataaatacaaacatggaaataaaataaaatcagtttatGACCTCTGTGTCTGTATGTAATGTTTGATaagcgcctgaaaatagtccccagtGTGCTCTCTTTGCAAGCAGgttgtcacgttggttatgttgacggaagttagcctattttcaggcaCTGCGTGATATTATTCACTGCATCACTGCACCCATtgtacggcagcaaagttcctggATTATTACGCTGGAATGAGAGTATCGAGTTCCTAGCGATATCGGTCTAAAAAAATcataacttttcattttccgttggtctttGTACACAATacaacatcacaacatgtaaataggaaaatgttgcgTTAtattgtcacttattgagcagtaggctagatggtgCCGTTTACCTAGCggctagcggtgggtgcgtCAGACAGTGTTATGGCACGCAtggagatgagaatggtatgcATGGACTTATCTTAAATGTGtggtttacccaaaaataaaaatgaccccatgatttactcaccctcaagccagactaggtgtatatgacattttactttataaaggtttaaatatggatatttctattttacaatcccatcaattcacttcagaatgtcgttattaaccccccggagctatgtggagcacttttataatggatggatgcactttttttagcTTCAaatttgggctgccattataatgcttggactAGCcaggatattattattattattattatttttttttacaataagtcagattgtattcgtctgaaagaaaaatgtcatatacacaccctaggatggcttgagcaGCAAACAGGTATTTGAAGCTACTGATGTCTCTTGAGAACCTCTCCATTTAGACTGGCAGTTGTGTGTAAAACTGGATTTCAGCCGCCTCTAACCAGAGAAACGTTATGTGGTTGTAGAAATACACAAAGACTCATTTTTAAATAGTTGTACACCTACCCTAAATGTGTATTGTTGCACTTATCTTATAGGGTGCTGAAGTCTCATGCAGTGATGAGCGATGTCGGACAGCTTTACATGTGGCAGCAGCAGAGGGCTATGAAAGCACTGTTCGCTTCTTGCTGCAGCAGGGAGCAGATGTGAATGCCATTGACCGTGATGGAGTAACTCCACTGCGAGATGCCATACGTTCCAAGTACTCATCATATTTATGTACTTTTTACTGAATATACATTGCAAAGCAGGGCCAGAAATTATCTTTTCCATTAAGGAGCAATATTTACCCCCTGGAATTGATTTGGAAGTGAAAGCTCTGCTGCTGTCGAACTGTATGTCACGGTCATCTCTCATTGCCAATCGTTTCAGTGACCTCGTTCAGCTCCCACAACATTTGGTCCTGATTTGCTTTATaatactgtaacgttaataatctcaTCCATTAAAATGAGTCACGTCCCAAATCCTTTTCcatcggctgtgaggtgaagacgaTAACTCctaagattctgcgctcaatctcggtgtcatcaagctacgcctttgttttaaatgtgtgaCCTCTAGCGGCAATGAACCCCATACTGTGCTTTTAAGCACTCTCTCAAAAACTCGTTGTTACAGTGAGCCCTATTTTAGAGATCTGAGCAtatggtctgaagcgcatggcgcaggtgcacttagggcgtgtccaaatccacttttgctagtttaacgacagaAAAAAGTGGTATGtgcgcatggtctaaaagggttgtacctagtctcatAATGactcatgggtgtgttttgggcgcaTCGTGCAATAAAACAATcaagagtctcatctcccattccctttaaaagccagttgtgatTGCACCTTGGCGGATTCGCTATATATGAATTTACGAGCGGAAAacctgaacgcttctccagagaggaatccttttatttttaatatgcaaaaATGTTTGTGCTGCTACGCATCCCTGTGTGTATGGGTGAGAGTGGATTCAAgcaatataatacaatttaattctgattttaaaaagtatggggtgaattcaggttgattgggaAACTTTTTTCCCAGTCATTTCAATGACAAAAACTATCCAATACATCCAATACTCAAATATAGCCTATATCTcaaatagggctgtcaaaattgctcaaaaataacgtttgaatattccctctaaaacaaacacgaatattcgaactattcgaacatctgggTGCGCATTTTGTCAGTGTTCGAATTAATACgcgcattacgtcaataacaggacaaattaatacaaagagacataactACTTGTACCTATACAGCTTGTATAGGTAGTCTATTTaagtttttacattttacatatttgacaacgtattacttacacaaaaacaagtaaattaactaatggccaagaccgcagaTGCAGACctttctcgctctctctctctctcaccgcgcaatggtttaaatgaacaaactttgagtgctaaacaagagttttgtgcaagcaatttaaggtcgcgagacttgcgactcttgtcccaaatatagcaggcttcattcagtgattgaaacaaatattattaatattaattgaagttttacagcatattgaacgCTCCGAGCGAGCTCTGCTGTGCTAAACATGGCACTTTTCCTTGACATGAAATGgtaaataatcacaccagtgaaagcagtgcatttatcctttattcatgcaatctctcttcagtcagtacagtagcctacactttagtgtttctgtttaatgttaaataaaattaggCATGctatgctaactgtatcttacattgcttgcatataactttatctcgcggctcatcaattttacctcctaccgaccaaaatccaaTGTACTTCCAGACATAGCTTTTTAGATTTTGGAGAGTTAAAATCGCTTTCTCTGCCGTggtcgagttgggctctgcactttctgccatcttcactACAAGACGCGTCAACTTTCAGCAGTGACAGTGCGACTCCTGTCCCgtgacctgtccctgaaccTCCATGCGTTTGCTCACTTTTGCAAAAcagacagccacgcctctactaCCGCGACAGGGTTTCCCCCCGcttttttaaaatttgtattttttaaaattcgaatattaattttcaccttcaaaatttgttttttaaaaactattcgaatatatatttgaatttagaatattcgttgacagccctaatcTCAAACTGGCTGTCAAAGTGCAAAATGGCTACAAATGTAACATCAGtgcaagaacaaaatgtatgcaacTTAAATGTAATACTCAGGAGTCAGGATTAGTCTAAAAATGCAGGTTAATTACACAAGTAAGCAATGCAAGCAATGATCGCGCTGGTGCATCGATGTTACGATTATTGTCTGCTATAGTTTAGttgcttcttatttattaaatccaggcaattggctAATGAAAAACATTggttaaaattaagatacaatttatagAAAACAAAATCcactttaaagaaaggctttctacaaaacaaaacttaatgaagtggtGAAAATTAATTCTGACCCACTCAATGTGTTTGACATTGAGTATCTTTGCACTTTTCATAATCAgtatagcctagatgaaatttaaaaataacattatattatttaaacataaatatgaaacaaaatGCATTGTTAAATGGCTACAACAAATATACTAGGCTACAGTAGTGATCGACTGATACTGATTTTTAAATAACCGATACagattatttgcatgtttatgtgctgataaccgatatatagaaccaatatttatttattgtgttatttctgttttttacaattacagcaacaacactgaactgagctttttaaacactgtaatttttgcaatttcactcccttacatacagaacaaaatacatttacataacTATGTTATTCCTTTAACTATGACGAGTTgacacatacctctctcgtctcagtgcatgctcttaatctctctgatgcgcggtgacgatctgatagcatttagcttagcccactaagcccagttcattcactatggtaccaaacagagatcaagttagaagcgaccaaacacctccacatgtcccctatttaaatacagttacacaaataccTGAGAGACCAAGTATGTTGACACAAAAttaaacgtggcgcttttcttaGCAGAtttaaaaggagaactataatgtatggcggaatagcacttttgagagtacttcgactcggcgcagtaaaaagtcatgcctgaaaaatcctccctcacatctccctctccatctctcatttctgtcaataggggttgagggggagatgtgagggaggatttttcaggttttttaaagttagaaatcaaccttcttagtattcctcaaacaatccatattaaacaatataacaagaaaaaaaaaatagatttataATTAAATGTCTGTTTTTCCACTAGttgttttgtcaaaattgtattgtatacatgggtatttttattaccggagtttttcctcctgagttttaaaaaacaatcgcgtccacacaagcaccgtttaaaaaaaaatctgtccacatgagaatgcaaaactacgctatgattggctgcctgatttccacatgggttCCATccaccgatgcacattgcactgactgaaggatgccatgggctcaagtgaaacacttctacaagttcctttactttggacCCAGTGACAGGTACCTGTATATACACAGGTGCAGGGCtgaagtggactgtaatagctccacttcacacacttgctttactattttgtattattgcattctggcgcctttgttctgcaatacaatgaaataactgaacatgtatctgtaggctatacatgtgataagcgctgttagtAGAGTCCACCACATAGACTCGACTCAtgtaaatcaaaaggagataaCGTGGAAAATCTGATGTCAAACAATGGAGAGAACGACGCGCACTTCGACTTAATCGGAAtcggagtttctaaaaatcttcaccctggccggagttttcaaaaaagtctggtttcagtaaccggatacagcgtttgcgtgtggacgaacagccaaaccgcgtagaaaaagctgcggttttgataatacccgtgttcgtgtggacagggcctaagattgtatgtatattttttgcacaatgataTACTAATCTATAATGACAAAATAGGGCACAATTCCCCTTTatgtctgatacgcaatgatgaagtTACGTTTCACTCTTAGTTACCTCagacagaaaacaaaactataataattataatcagcaaagcttgaaatggcttagtgatttactgcagagatcaagtactaaacacaatcaaatattagtgtcaatgtcacttgatgatggatgtgctcAAGAAGCTGTCGACCCGAATATGTACGAATGTTTGGCAAGACGGTCATGCATATAGGGTTAAAAGTAACTGAGGTACTGACaagctactgaaaaatgtagttaagctagtagcgtcaCTACTGCCCAGCAGCGGTGACTGCCTTTCCTGCGGTGACTAATCTAAAcagcctctgattggccattgcatTCATGAGATACAcagaaagatgttttttttatatgtataatgtaataatttaatgctcaatgctgcaaaaaaaatatatatatattgaatgtAAAGTGGGCAGATCTAAATGTTTATGCAGTGGTTGACacttttcattcattttcaaattTCACTTTATTCCTGATAGGCAATAGATTTAGTTTCATTGTGACATTTTTGCCCCAAACCCCATTCATTTCCATACACTGTTTCATACCCCCATTTACTGATTCTCCTTTTAAATCAATAGGAGTCTGGATGTGGTGGCACTATTAGTTTCTGCAGCAGGATCTTTGGAAAAAACTTCAGAGGAACTTGGGGCTGAGATGTGCTAGTAAGTGGGATTATGTTTCTATACAAAGGAACATTTTACAAAAGAAGGCACTTGATAAATGTATCAGTCTGACAAATATGTTATTGCTGAACTATATAACAATAACTGTAATCTTATATGGATTTAGATTGTGCTTGAATATGGATTGTGCATTTCAGTCTTGCATGCCTTGGAGAGAAAGAAGACATGAAGTTGTGGAAGAAGGCTGGAATCAGTTTTAATGTTCCTGATGCTCATGGTCGAACACCCTTGCATGTGGTGAGGTTTTCTCAGAAATATCAAGTAAATGTTTTCTCTATGAAGAGCACCTAAGCTTGGCTCATCTTCCTTAATTTGCTTTAATAGGCAGTGTACACCAATCAACCTGAAATGGTGAAGTTCTGTATCAGTAATGGATCAGATCTTGAGGTACGGACACAGGATTTAAAAGCAATTGTTTATCTGCCAAGAGTTTGGACTTTGGACACATTTTTTTGATAGTCAtcaaaactataaaaaaaaatcaaaacaatcTTGTATTTTACAGACCGTAACGTTGCCACCTTGTGGCTTGATAACACATCTGCACACTGTTCATTTTCTCATCAAGTTCATTAGACTTGAGGCAGTTCACAtgcagtggggcaaaaaagaaTTTGGTCAGCTACCAATTGTGCacgttctcccacttaaaaagatgagagaggactgtaattttcatcatatgtACACAATagctatgagagacagaatgggaaaaaaatccagaaaatcacattgtctggtttttaaagaatttattagcaaattatggtggaatataagtatttggtcaccaacaaaaaagcaagatttctggctctcacagacctttaactacttctttaagaggctcctctgtcctccactcctTACCTGTactaatggcacctgtttgaactcgttatcagtatagagggaatgcatcgatGGCACTTTCCCGCCGGAACGCCCCCTGAGCCGggactgagtggcagaagagctgctgtgtGACCGCAGCTATTAGAGGAAAACGCGAGTATAGCAAacaattatcagtttaaactaaggGTTGGGTTCGATATAGtggtccttacaacttaccacagattcagtgatccatggataatgatatgcagccaggaatcgtgttttcctgacattatgagcctgatttcgacatgattatttataactgatcagtcatcacatttttcgagtgaatcccgcttgtatatgtggatgggtcaCTGTATTGAAGCGTATGTGGCCGCTTGTCACGAATGGAAAACAgaagttttattcaaattctgaatataagacctattaataaaaaataattttattaatagaCAGCGTGCAAAGagtgctccctttataatcactaaaagctgtcactcattcaataaacgcaatctcacagatttctgcagtgaagctggtatacaatgaagctcttattttcacaatgtctgcacttacagaggattgACACGCTtttttaactgaactcagcgtctggacaaacactcgagcggtgagtggattccaagttcaacacctgtgattggccaactgcgttgtagatatctacaaacatgtctgtgactggctacattactcaccgaggcgAGCATTTTCTTTATTGTTTTCTCATtttgtctctcatagttgaagtgtacctataaTGAAAATTACagtcctctctcatctttttaagtggaagaacttgcacaattggtggtggacgaaatactttttttgtctcACTGTATATGCTTGGCACTTTTCACTGCTTTTCCCTCACTTTTCTGTTTAACTTCATTttaacaaattcaattaaaTTGAAACTGTTTTTGGTTGTGAAAGTCATTTCCAAACATTAAAAACCTTTTCGATCAAAAGGTTAAGTTCATGAGAAAGCCAGATGTCTCCAAACTTTTCACTTTTGGTACTGTGAGaataaaaaatcatcactgtgggtgtgttcacacttgtagtttggttagcttggtccggaccaaaaaaagacaaaaaaaccaTTTAGCATTCACATTGGCATTTTAACACAGAACCTAAATATACTGAACCTAAAAGCACAGATATGTTCACAACTTGATTGGTTGGCTTTTTTGGTGTATATTTCGTGACGGAACTTGGCAAACATCAAAAGCAATGTTGTGTGCTTGGCTAAATCTGCTCGTTGTATGTGCGTAGCCTAGGTGGGGTGTGCAAACTTTTGAGCAAGATATTAGCCAATAGTGATACCCAGCCTAGGAAAATGTAGGatcacacatatatatatatatatatacatgatgTCCAAATGATTGTAGATTTTCCTAGGCCGGGTATCACTATTGGCCACTACGTAGGCTACTGTATGTGTTATATGCATGTTTTAATGCAGTCTTAATACCCATACACACGTCTGATATATCAATGGCATCATTAGACATCACTTTAATGTTTGTGAGAATCTCCTGCTCTTGATGGAGAACTCATAAAATTGGTAAAGAAGCCAAAACAGTGGCAGGAATccctctgtcacacacacacaaacgaagATCTGCTGCGAGGAGACGCGGTTCTAATGTACTTAATGTACTGTTCTGTACTTAACTGTAATGGGCAACATTACGAATATGATGAGAAAAAATGGATATGCTGGAGTattctgtcctttttagggtTGCATCTTGTCACAAtatgtcctgtttttggtttagtttagtttagtcaTATTTCTTTTGAACTGCACCAGAGATCGCTTGGAAGCAAGACCCATTTTCGGCAGCGTTTACACTTATTCAAATTAAcccgcactaacagagcaatcgcacTAGAGtttgttttaatcgaaccaaacatgccaagtgtgaagACACCCTATATCTCCttgtattttaataattaaaaatgacattattTCAATCTTCTCTGAAATAACAGCAAAGAGACAGGTTAAACAACAGGCCTATAGATGATGCTCAGAGACTAGGCTTACAACACTTGGAGGAGCTGTTGAGAAATCAGGCCCATCAGGCCTCAGAAAAGTGAAGAACAGCAGCTGTCTGAAATTGTCAGAGGGTTCAAAGGTTAAAGTTCATTGTCATTGGCTATTAAAAGCATTTTTTCATAGGCTAGaggaaaaaaatgtgttttagatGTTTTTAGAACAACTAAAATAGTTTGATGAAgcaataaaatatttctaaattttttttatttatttttattatttgtatttgatATTCTGTTTCTTCCAGTTCGATATTAATCTTCAAGACAAAAAGAGGTGAACTCATTTTCAGGTGTTTATTTGAAATGGGTTTCCAGTTCTGAACATGTAAATAGCAAATATCCTTTGCCATAGTAAAAAAAACACGCTAAATATAATACTTTGAAGTTGGacaaaaatgaaagtaaaatacAGATTCTGGTGTCTGACGGCACTTAATAATGGCATTATATTGATAATGGCATTATCTTGATGCTTTCAGTGGTTCGTGATGTTTCCACTATATATGTTGACTAACCCACAATAGGTTAAAGATACATTATGGtttaaataaacattcaaaGAATGAATGAGCAATTTAAGATGCACAGTGAGTAAGGGAGCAAAGAGAGCCAATCGGTTGCTTTTTTAGTTTGAATATTTAGCACTACCAGATGCCAGAATCTGAAGATATACGGGCATCCTCTACCTCAGTCATCACAGCACTGGCACACAGTGTAAGGATACCCATAGTGTGTGTTTAAGAGGCATATTCCATAAGACacaatgttttacagtgtaacacAGACAAGAATGTAACTTATGCTATATGTATCGTATTGTTTTCATATTAAAAACTAATATCATTCTAGGAAACTTTGTAAAGTGAGTGGTGCAAAAACACacagttacaaaaaaaaaggcaCGATAATTCGGCCATTCGGTGCAAGATTAAGGTGGACCAGGAGGAGAAATATATTGACTTCATCAGAGAACCACTATAATATGCAAACAATTGCCTGAGAGTTAAAAATGATCAAAACAAGacaagatttatttatttttgtaacatGCAGTCACATGTCCAGTCAATAGAGCAACCTGACGGGCAATGCGATAGCGTTCAAAAGTACAAAAAACGTTCTGAAAAGGAAGGCTGACATTCTTGTAGCATCCGAGAGCAGGAACTCTCTTTTTACAGAGAAGAACAGCAGTATCAAACATGAAGCAAAGTTATTTTAATGACAGCCCAAGAACATTGCATGCATTTTTATGCCATAGAGTTGTGTACAAAggcaaaaatattacaaaaatgtcACAGGAGTGGCTTGCACGATGAACATCGTCAGAGCAGTAAGGTTTCTCAGTTGGTGAACATACATCATAGGGCTGTGTACAGGAGTTTCATGGTGTTTAACAAATGGACAGCATCTGAAgtctatggaagcttgtttctgccactgaataaaaaagaaaaaagctaaTTGTGggtttacatctcacaattctgactttttcttaGAATTGCAtaatataaagtcgcaattacgagttaaaaagtcagaattatgagataagtTTGTGGAGGAAACAAGCTTACATAGAAGTCTGATCGCCAATGTAGTTTCCCTTaaacagtgaaaaaaaaaaggtaaaacgtACAGCAATATAGTAATATCTACAATATCCACCAACGGCATGCTAAATATGCAATAATACGGAAAGGTTAAAATAATACACTGGTTATAATTTAATGCCACAAAATAACAACTTGATGAAATAcacaaaatgaaaagaaatgtgTTAAATGACTTTTaatacagtatttaaaaaaatatattaagtcATCTTTAAAATGCTCAAAGGAAGAATAAGATAAACATGCTATTAATACATCTCAAAACAATAGTAACTTGTAAAAGTTTGCCAAGTCCATTTTTTGATTTACAGACTTTAGAATAAAAGATGTTAATTCAATGTATGGATTGGGCTTGGGCACAGTGCTTCATCTGAAAATCAATAATTAACGGCCAAGCAAGAGTTGGATAAACCTCCAAATCAAAGTATAATCCATGGTCTTCAATTCTAGTATAGTGCGTATCCTCTGTGTAAACGGGGTTTTGGTCTCTGTTCCCTCTAGAGAAATGGCTATTGAAACTCAATGTCAGTGGCACACGGTTCATTTGCAGGGAGGGCacagaaacaaaataaaagtaaattacaTTCATTAAGTAGACTCTCTAGGAGGttaatcaatttaatttaaaaaaaaaagaaaatattcttGCCTATTGTGATGGACAGGGGAAGTAAAAACTCTTTTTTTAACCTCCACTGACAAATATATTCCTCTCAATCATCTGTTTGTAGTTTATGCCCTGGTCTTCAGGAAGGGTTTAGACTGTATTCTAGATGTAAACAATATGCAGTTCTGTCTTGTTTTGGAAATTGTATTTTCAGAGCCCATTTGTTGCCATGATGTGTAATGATACATTTACTGAGAGTTAACGTCTGTAAACAGCATTCTTGAATACACATAAAACCTCAAAGATAGCCAAGAAAATGGAGTAAGAGAGCAGTAGAGTGTGGTTAAATATTTGAAGACAGGAACTGATCTCTTGTTGGCTGTGATCAACATCTCTCCATTGTCAATGAGGTTTTACAAACACAGGTTAAAGACCCTTATACAAGCCCAAAAGCCACATCAAGCCACACAATCAGACTGCAAGCTCAACACCAGGAAGCATACAAGAGATAGAGCAGGTGTGTTAGTTTGGATCAGATACTGGCACCCATCTCTAAATCAGTGGACCGCTGGGTTGTTGATCTATCCATCACAGGCTGCTGGGCTTTACATCGACATCATGTAGGAAAGGGGCGGTGCTTTGCTGATGCAACCACTTGAAACTTTCAGCCTTTCAGTCATTGTACCCTGAACCAGGGAGTTCATTGGTTAACGTGTGCCAGCGCTCGATTTTCTTGTCCTTGTTTTTCAGACAGTCAAACCAGTGTTTCAGCCTCTCGCCGTTGGCATTTATACCTAAAGAGACTCCACCTGGAGAAAAGGTGGAAAAGTTCATTAAGACAGCTAAAAACAACCAAAGGTCAGAAGTTCCCTATGGGACTCAGGCCATAACTGGATGACCTGCTGGAGAAAGTTTCAGCCCAGTCGACAAAACCATCACGTAGCACTATGGCTCATGCCCTACTTGGTCTGAAGGGAAAATCCCTTGAAGTGGGGGTTCTGTTCGTGTCCAATGTAGCCGTTTGGAACTCTCTTGGGGGCAAACTAGCATGCGAGAGCAATTCCATAAAAGCACAGCTGGGAGTGAAAAGTTCTGTGTATGATCTACTGACCACATGCAAATTACCGAACACAGATGCAGCCGGATCATTttcataatgaccaacacaatctacaTTAGTGTCTGGTTTAAATAATGGCGACAAATACCTGTAATGTGATGCGCgtaaaccttagtaaatcaccttgcgtgcatgatttatttaaatactcTTCTCCCATAAATTATGcgcctgaaagggaaactcctacaaatgcatacaCAATAAGGTCAGCTGTAAAAATAACCCTGTGTGCACCTTTTCAGCTCTAATTTTACATTCCTTGTATTTAGTAAGGTTTGCTCTGGCACAAGccgtta from Pseudorasbora parva isolate DD20220531a chromosome 3, ASM2467924v1, whole genome shotgun sequence carries:
- the si:ch211-209a2.2 gene encoding uncharacterized protein si:ch211-209a2.2; the encoded protein is MGVCFSNQKIPVRVYRYLSAVTTSLRLGWLGLDCPRTEMKMCQFALFPNLMNASAVEEDYIGLEEHIREGAEVSCSDERCRTALHVAAAEGYESTVRFLLQQGADVNAIDRDGVTPLRDAIRSKSLDVVALLVSAAGSLEKTSEELGAEMCYLACLGEKEDMKLWKKAGISFNVPDAHGRTPLHVAVYTNQPEMVKFCISNGSDLEQRDRLNNRPIDDAQRLGLQHLEELLRNQAHQASEK